The Nocardioides marmorisolisilvae genomic interval TCCTCGTCGTGGTCGTCGTGCCCGGCGTCGGCACCGAAGAAGGACGAGAAGTGCCCGGACACGTGCACCGGCAGGTCGGCGTCCAGCGCGCCCGAGAACACCCGGACCAGGCTCACCCGGCCGACGTACGGATCGCTGGAGGTCTTCACCACCTCGGCGACGAGCGGGCCGGAGGGGTCGCACGCGAGCGGGTCCGCCGTGGCGCCGGCGGGGGTGAAGACCTCGGGGCAGGTGTGCTCGCCGGGCGCGGGGAAGGCGCGCACGCAGAGGTCCAGCAGCTCGGCCAGTCCGACGCCGGTGGTGGCGCACACCGGGACGACCGGGTGGAACGAGCCCCGAGCGACGGCCCTCTCCAGGTCGTCGACGAGGACTGCCTCGTCGATCTGCTCGCCGCCGAGATAGCGGTCCATCAGGGTCTCGTCCTCGGACTCCTCGATCACTCCCTCGATCAACTCGCCCCGCCGCGGGTCGCCCTCCACCCCGTCCCCGGTGATCAGGCCGGTCAACGATCCGTCCGCTGCGACGACGTACACCGGAAGCACCTTGTCGCCGAAGGAGGCTCGTGCCAGCGCCACCACGGCGTCGGGGTCGGCACGGGCGTGGTCGAGCTTGCTGACCACCACCGCCCGCGGCATCTGCACCTGGCCGCACTCCCGCCACAGCGCCATGGTGGCGTCGTCGACGGTGTCGTTGGCGCCGATCACGAAGAGGGCGCAGTCGGCGGCCCGCAGCCCGGCCCGCACCTCGCCCACGAAGTCGGCGTATCCGGGGGTGTCCAGCAGGTTGATCTTCACCTCGGCGTGCACCAGCGGCGCGACCGAGAGCGAGGTGGACCGGTGGTGGGTGTGTTCGCCCTCCTCGAAGTCGGACACGGTGGTGCCGTCCTCCACCGAGCCGGCCCGCGGGATGGCGCCGGCGGTGGCGAGTAGCGCCTCGACCAGCGTGGTCTTCCCGGACTGCGTCGGCCCGACCAGCACCACGTTGCGGATGCGGTCGGGCCGTTCGACGCCGAGGTCCTGCTCGGTCGCTCTGCGGGAGTGCTTGTCCGCCATGAACCCAAACAAACTCCTGTCCCGGCTCGCGCACAAGACCCGACGCGGGGGAGGGCCCGACAGGACGGCCCGGTGGCGTACGACGAGCGGGGCGAACTCCGCGTCCGCCGTCAGCGACCGTTGGCGCTGAAGTGCTGCAGGTCCTTCAGCGAGTGCC includes:
- a CDS encoding elongation factor G-like protein EF-G2, coding for MADKHSRRATEQDLGVERPDRIRNVVLVGPTQSGKTTLVEALLATAGAIPRAGSVEDGTTVSDFEEGEHTHHRSTSLSVAPLVHAEVKINLLDTPGYADFVGEVRAGLRAADCALFVIGANDTVDDATMALWRECGQVQMPRAVVVSKLDHARADPDAVVALARASFGDKVLPVYVVAADGSLTGLITGDGVEGDPRRGELIEGVIEESEDETLMDRYLGGEQIDEAVLVDDLERAVARGSFHPVVPVCATTGVGLAELLDLCVRAFPAPGEHTCPEVFTPAGATADPLACDPSGPLVAEVVKTSSDPYVGRVSLVRVFSGALDADLPVHVSGHFSSFFGADAGHDDHDEDERIGVLGHPFGAQQVPAARVLAGDVAVVGRLSRAETGDTLSDPERPLVLKPWTMPEPLLPIAIEAATRSDEDKLSSALSRLAAEDPSLRVEHSAETGQLVLWVLGEAHAEVALDRLQHRYGVAVEQCDVVVPLRECLAGPSKGHGRHVKQSGGHGQYAICDLEVEPLPQGGGFEFVNKVVGGAVPRQFVPSVEKGVRHQMERGVRAGFPLVDLRVTLVDGKAHSVDSSDMAFQSAGALALRDAAEGTTVSLLEPYDEVAVLVPDDQVGAVMSDLSARRGRLLGNDKVGEDRTLVRAHVPQRELVRYAIDLRSATHGAGAFTRSFAHYEPMPEDQAKQVVAER